In a single window of the Osmerus eperlanus chromosome 4, fOsmEpe2.1, whole genome shotgun sequence genome:
- the LOC134018186 gene encoding uncharacterized protein LOC134018186 translates to MQEQLHCCDDMLKQWVVDVKQWASSRSAAPGPVDAQSLQITIEALFVSICQKKHYLYRQNDRNKRRQKITQKIAQEKKRLLKDIQRYNQQPDGDLVDTDLVVQKLSNKAAESMIWPWQEQNTDGVDILIKKKLFDHVMLASRLKEEKQILVKEMLQHCQYLKDSVAKVQTLMGTVLVSTQTGSLPNGLTEEGSKGLISALKRRLQDLRLQQQTIAGTYRCTLKPSNRLVKDEDREMEEDMDWQRGNSSDDDDSDEEEDAEN, encoded by the exons ATGCAGGAGCAGTTGCATTGCTGTGATGACATGCTGAAACAATGGGTTGTTGATGTCAAGCAGTGGGCCAGTAGCA GAAGTGCAGCACCTGGTCCTGTTGATGCTCAAAGTTTGCAGATCACAATCGAAGCACTCTTTGTGAGCATTTGTCAGAAAAAGCACTACCTTTACAGACAGAATG ATCGCAACAAAAGGCGACAGAAAATAACTCAAAAGATAGCCCAGGAAAAGAAACGGTTGCTGAAAGACATCCAGAGATACAACCAACAGCCTGATGGTGACCTTGTGGACACAGACTTAGTTGTGCAGAAACTCTCTAACAAAGCTGCAGAGAGCATGATCTGGCCTTGGCAGGAACAGAACACAG ACGGTGTGGACATCCTCATAAAGAAGAAGCTCTTTGACCACGTAATGCTTGCCTCACGACTAAAAGAGGAAAAGCAGATCCTTGTGAAGGAGATGCTGCAGCACTGCCAGTACCTCAAGGACTCAGTGGCAAAGGTCCAGACACTGATGGGCACTGTTTTAGtgagcacacagacaggaa GCTTGCCAAATGGATTAaccgaggaggggtccaagggcCTCATCAGTGCACTAAAGAGAAGACTGCAAGACCTGAGACTCCAACAGCAGACCATAGCAGGCACCTACAGATGCACTCTCAAACCAAGTAACAGACTGGTGAAAGACGAGGACAGGGAAATGGAGGAAGACATGGACTGGCAACGTGGCAACAGCTcggatgatgatgatagtgatgaggaggaggatgcagaGAATTGA
- the LOC134018189 gene encoding uncharacterized protein LOC134018189 → MMSDLQLMELEDELRSADTFIEHLKTEETEKNRQKTRTASPKPVHWKMRDHNGDIVHQRPRALRKQSTSRPDEGGHVSSSQPLDHGQHLDHDFNMQQLEDLLQDSENIESQDFVQQPPLSSWSQRQKEVQQCWQQARPQNLDNLFSAENIVQMTCNHCHVKEAVIRCGECMPSEWFCAECDGLVHKHHTLHNRQTIMDGFFKYIPPTESVTLHDGKYIICEQDCVLPTALPQRICSCDTADAAVSVGRSIILVCINGRYDLHVPVLTCKHCNQKWAPEVSDFVKSGYWPATMQAQTLFHQDLFHSFEAMKTAAPGMSRQAFTAMLDQRTKQYGRTGKVNADAFQRSFLQFVYCNYEDNQLLGKEPLVCPACSPEMVAVSVDGNRKLYRFQKTNQSEEPGFFDGVFLARDSEVSSFVEEVRGTVKSVSFTLF, encoded by the exons ATGATgagtgatttgcagttgatggaATTGGAGGATGAGCTCAGGAGTGCAGATACATTTATTGAACATCTCAAGACAGAAGAG ACAGAGAAGAACAGACAGAAAACTAGGACTGCATCACCAAAACCTGTTCATTGGAAGATGAGGGACCACAATGGGGACATTGTTCACCAGCGCCCACGAGCCCTTAGAAAGCAGTCAACATCAAGACCAGACGAAGGAGGACATGTTTCTTCTTCACAGCCATTAGACCATGGCCAACACCTAGACCATG ATTTTAATATGCAGCAGCTTGAGGACCTTCTACAGGACTCAGAGAACATTGAATCACAAGATTTTGTTCAGCAGCCACCATTGTCCAGTTGGAGTCAAAGGCAGAAAGAGGTCCAACAATGTTGGCAACAGGCGAGACCACAGAACCTTGACAATTTATTTTCTGCTGAGAACATCGTCCAGATGACATGCAATCACTGTCACGTGAAAGAAGCTGTCATCCGTTGTGGGGAATGTATGCCCTCAGAGTGGTTTTGTGCTGAGTGTGATGGCTTGGTACATAAACACCACACTCTACACAACAGGCAAACCATCATGGATGGATTTTTCAAATACATCCCGCCAACAGAGTCTGTGACACTCCATGATGGAAAATACATCATTTGTGAACAAG ATTGTGTTCTGCCAACAGCTCTACCTCAAAGGATATGCTCCTGTGACACCGCTGATGCAGCAGTCTCTGTTGGTAGATCCATCATACTGGTTTGCATAAATG GCCGTTATGATCTTCACGTTCCGGTGCTAACATGCAAACATTGCAACCAGAAATGGGCTCCAGAAGTCAGTGACTTTGTAAAGAGTGGTTACTGGCCCGCTACCATGCAGGCACAGACACTGTTCCACCAAGATCTCTTCCATTCCTTTGAGGCTATGAAGACAGCAGCTCCAGGAATGTCCAGACAAGCCTTTACAGCAATGTTGGACCAGAGAACAAAGCAATATGGAAGA ACTGGCAAAGTGAATGCAGATGCATTTCAGAGAAGTTTTCTGCAATTTGTGTACTGCAACTATGAAGACAACCAACTTCTTGGAAAGGAGCCATTGGTCTGTCCAGCCTGTAGCCCTGAAATGGTGGCTGTTTCTGTGGATGGCAACAGAAAGTTGTACAGGTTCCAGAAAACAAACCA GAGTGAAGAGCCAGGGTTCTTCGATGGAGTGTTTTTAGCCCGAGACTCTGAGGTGTCCAGTTTTGTTGAGGAGGTCCGGGGAACTGTCAAGAGTGTAAGTTTTACATTATTCTGA